Proteins encoded by one window of uncultured Sunxiuqinia sp.:
- a CDS encoding nucleotide pyrophosphohydrolase has protein sequence MSTKPEAISLPVAQEMVDQWIKTIGVRYFSELTNMAILTEEVGELARVMARKYGDQSFKKSDENYEMADEMADVLWVLICLANQTGVDLNKAFINNVEKKTKRDENRHQNNPKLK, from the coding sequence ATGAGCACAAAACCCGAAGCCATAAGTTTACCTGTAGCTCAGGAAATGGTTGACCAATGGATTAAAACCATAGGTGTCCGATACTTCAGCGAATTAACCAATATGGCCATTCTAACAGAAGAAGTTGGAGAATTAGCCCGTGTTATGGCACGAAAATACGGCGACCAATCATTTAAAAAGAGTGATGAGAATTACGAAATGGCTGATGAAATGGCTGACGTGCTATGGGTTTTAATCTGTTTGGCCAATCAAACCGGAGTTGACCTAAACAAAGCATTCATAAACAACGTAGAAAAGAAAACCAAGCGGGATGAAAACCGCCATCAAAATAATCCGAAACTAAAATAG
- the dtd gene encoding D-aminoacyl-tRNA deacylase produces the protein MRIVIQRVSKASVTINQEIKSTIGCGLLLLLGIEDDDNSEDINYLVKKVSQLRIFDDEDGVMNKSLLDVYGEALVVSQFTLHATTKKGNRPSYIRASKPPTAIPLYEQFVDALSATLQQEVKTGEFGADMKVDLLNDGPVTIIIDSKNKQF, from the coding sequence ATGCGAATTGTAATACAGCGGGTTTCCAAGGCCTCAGTCACCATCAATCAAGAAATAAAATCGACAATTGGATGCGGATTACTTCTGTTGTTGGGAATTGAAGATGACGACAATAGCGAAGACATAAATTATCTGGTGAAGAAAGTCAGCCAGTTACGCATCTTTGATGACGAAGATGGGGTCATGAACAAGTCGTTGCTAGACGTATATGGCGAAGCATTAGTTGTGAGCCAGTTTACCTTGCATGCAACTACCAAGAAAGGAAATCGACCATCCTACATTCGTGCTTCGAAACCACCCACCGCCATTCCATTGTACGAGCAATTCGTAGATGCACTATCGGCAACTCTTCAGCAAGAAGTGAAAACCGGTGAGTTTGGGGCCGATATGAAGGTAGACTTGCTCAACGATGGTCCGGTAACCATCATCATCGACTCAAAAAACAAGCAATTTTAA
- a CDS encoding TonB-dependent receptor, protein MIQKPIRNKVFYILILILLFIGNGVFAQRAVVHGRIYDADSNEGLPFVNVVVAGTTIGTVSNEDGTYHITGLKPGFVRLEVSFVGYENTISPEIEVSNSKAVDLDIALEKSNTELSEVTVSASLFRKTEESPLSLKNIGISEIENSPGANRDISKVIQSFPGVQSTPSFRNDIIIRGGGPSESRFFLDGVEVPNINHFATQGASGGPVGIINADLLREVNYYSGAFPADRGNALSGVFEFYQVDGNTDKLRAQFSVGASEVTGTFDGPIGEKTTYIFSARRSYLQFLFSLFELPFLPTFNDFQFKVKTKLDRKNEISFIGLGAIDKFDLNLDLENPDAQQRYILASIPENEQWSYTVGAVYKHYRENGFRTIVFSRSHLNNSAVKYLDNDYSSEDNKTLDYVSEEIENKLRYENSTRVGNVKINYGANADFVTYTNSTRQRRYYSDGILDVNFDTDLNLVKWGLFGQASNKILDERLTLSLGIRLDANNYSSSMQSPFDQLSPRLSASYQLSPKWSLNFNTGRYFQLPPYTALGYKENGVLVNKENDLKYIQADHLIAGIEFQPQQNVVFSGEAFYKKYSDYPFSVNESVSLANLGADFGVIGNEEVRSISEGRAYGIELQTRIASPNKFNLNLSYTWVRSEFQDKNNNYIVSSWDSRHLLVLTSTKKLKRNWRVGARWRFVGGLPYTPYDLDKSALVEAWNVNNGPYLDTDQWNTKRFDAFHQLDLRIDKAYYLDKITAKFYIDIQNFYNFQNEDQDILVRQQNESGNYVTTDGGSRYVLDRVENTSGTTLPTIGIILEF, encoded by the coding sequence ATGATTCAAAAACCGATCAGAAATAAAGTTTTCTATATCCTCATATTAATATTGCTTTTCATTGGGAATGGAGTATTTGCACAGCGGGCTGTAGTTCATGGGCGTATTTATGATGCCGACAGTAACGAAGGATTACCCTTTGTTAATGTGGTGGTTGCGGGAACAACAATTGGAACGGTTTCCAACGAGGATGGAACCTATCATATTACCGGCTTGAAGCCAGGATTCGTCCGGTTGGAAGTGTCGTTTGTGGGGTATGAAAATACGATTTCTCCCGAAATAGAGGTTAGCAATTCAAAGGCGGTTGATTTAGATATCGCACTTGAAAAAAGCAATACTGAGCTGAGTGAAGTAACTGTTTCAGCTTCGCTTTTTCGAAAGACAGAGGAAAGTCCGCTATCGTTAAAGAACATTGGTATTTCCGAAATTGAAAACAGCCCTGGAGCCAACCGTGATATCAGCAAGGTGATCCAGTCGTTTCCGGGTGTGCAATCTACTCCTTCGTTTCGCAACGATATTATTATCAGAGGCGGTGGTCCATCCGAAAGTCGTTTTTTTCTTGATGGGGTTGAAGTTCCTAACATCAATCACTTTGCTACCCAGGGGGCATCCGGTGGCCCGGTTGGGATCATCAATGCTGATTTGTTACGTGAGGTCAACTACTATTCGGGAGCTTTCCCGGCCGATCGGGGGAACGCTCTAAGTGGGGTATTTGAGTTTTATCAGGTTGATGGAAATACCGATAAATTACGGGCGCAATTTTCAGTTGGAGCTTCAGAAGTTACCGGAACCTTCGATGGACCAATTGGAGAAAAAACGACTTATATATTTTCAGCCCGTCGTTCGTATTTACAATTCTTGTTTAGCCTTTTCGAATTGCCTTTTTTACCCACTTTTAATGATTTTCAGTTTAAAGTAAAAACAAAGCTCGATCGGAAGAACGAGATTTCGTTTATTGGACTAGGAGCAATTGACAAGTTCGACTTAAACCTGGATCTTGAAAATCCGGATGCCCAGCAACGGTATATTTTGGCTTCGATTCCTGAAAACGAGCAATGGAGTTACACAGTGGGAGCCGTTTATAAGCATTATCGCGAGAATGGTTTCCGAACGATTGTTTTTAGCCGTAGTCACCTGAATAATTCGGCTGTGAAATATTTGGACAACGATTACAGTTCGGAGGATAACAAAACGCTGGATTACGTTTCCGAAGAAATTGAAAATAAGTTGCGCTATGAGAATTCAACACGGGTTGGCAATGTCAAGATTAACTATGGCGCGAATGCTGATTTTGTGACCTACACCAATTCAACTCGACAAAGACGGTATTATTCGGATGGCATTTTGGATGTTAATTTTGATACCGATTTGAACTTGGTGAAATGGGGCTTATTTGGGCAGGCTAGCAATAAAATTCTGGATGAAAGATTGACCCTTTCGTTGGGTATCCGGCTTGATGCCAACAACTATTCTTCGAGTATGCAGTCGCCTTTTGACCAGCTTTCGCCGCGACTCTCAGCTTCGTATCAGCTATCGCCAAAATGGAGCTTGAATTTTAATACCGGTCGTTACTTCCAGCTACCACCATACACTGCACTAGGTTATAAAGAAAATGGCGTACTGGTGAATAAGGAGAACGATTTAAAATATATTCAGGCTGACCATTTGATAGCCGGTATTGAGTTTCAGCCACAGCAAAATGTTGTTTTTTCGGGGGAGGCGTTTTATAAAAAATACAGTGACTACCCGTTTTCGGTTAATGAGTCGGTAAGTTTGGCTAATCTGGGTGCTGATTTTGGAGTGATTGGAAACGAAGAGGTCCGATCAATTTCGGAGGGGCGTGCCTACGGTATTGAGTTACAAACACGAATCGCTTCACCAAATAAATTCAACTTGAATTTGTCTTATACCTGGGTGCGGAGCGAATTTCAGGATAAAAATAACAACTACATTGTGTCGAGCTGGGATAGCCGACACTTGCTGGTGCTTACTTCGACCAAAAAGTTAAAGCGCAATTGGCGTGTGGGAGCTCGCTGGCGGTTTGTTGGTGGTTTACCTTATACGCCTTACGATTTGGACAAGTCGGCTTTGGTTGAGGCCTGGAATGTAAATAATGGCCCGTATTTGGATACCGACCAGTGGAATACCAAACGATTTGATGCCTTTCATCAATTAGATTTGCGGATTGATAAAGCTTACTATTTGGATAAGATCACAGCGAAGTTCTACATTGATATTCAGAATTTTTACAATTTCCAAAATGAAGATCAGGACATTCTGGTTCGGCAGCAGAATGAAAGTGGCAACTATGTGACTACCGACGGAGGATCCCGGTATGTGCTCGATCGGGTTGAGAATACTTCGGGAACAACGCTTCCTACCATCGGGATCATTCTGGAGTTTTAA
- a CDS encoding lipoate--protein ligase, giving the protein MTVLCIQQKGLDPYFHLAAEEYLLKNFDEDVFMLWQGESSIVVGKHQNALAEINHRYVAENGIKIARRLSGGGTVFHDPGNLNFTFIKTVERIDQVNFKVFTQPIVEVLKRLGLDAYTTGRNDLMLDGKKISGNAEHVFKKRVLHHGTLLYNSELGKLKNALKVDLSRFEDKAVQSNRSEVTNIANYLDREMSVNDFSDFIFEGIRTSYPEPKVFQFSEDDIEKIQKLREEKYASWDWIYGYSPKYKYSNRIDDLEGNSIQFTLEVVKGVIHTIDLFGKISNEQAILLTNSLLNARHDYEELEQKLRRIEIAIKPISVEKLLTVLV; this is encoded by the coding sequence ATGACTGTACTCTGCATTCAACAAAAAGGGCTGGATCCATATTTTCATTTGGCAGCCGAAGAATATTTGCTGAAGAATTTCGACGAAGATGTTTTCATGCTTTGGCAGGGTGAAAGTTCCATTGTAGTTGGGAAACACCAAAATGCACTTGCCGAAATTAATCATCGTTATGTGGCCGAAAATGGAATAAAAATAGCCCGGCGACTATCGGGGGGGGGCACGGTATTTCACGATCCCGGAAATTTGAATTTCACCTTTATAAAAACGGTTGAGCGAATTGATCAAGTTAATTTCAAGGTGTTTACGCAGCCTATTGTTGAGGTGCTGAAGAGGTTGGGATTGGATGCCTATACCACTGGCCGCAACGACTTGATGCTGGATGGGAAAAAGATATCGGGCAATGCTGAGCATGTTTTTAAGAAACGGGTACTTCATCACGGAACTTTGCTGTATAATAGTGAATTAGGTAAGTTGAAAAACGCGTTGAAAGTTGATCTATCGCGTTTCGAGGATAAGGCAGTGCAGTCGAATCGAAGCGAGGTAACAAACATTGCGAATTACCTGGATCGAGAGATGAGTGTGAATGATTTCTCTGACTTTATTTTTGAAGGCATTCGGACCAGTTATCCGGAACCGAAGGTTTTTCAATTTTCGGAGGATGATATTGAAAAAATTCAAAAGTTGAGGGAGGAGAAATATGCAAGCTGGGACTGGATTTATGGCTATTCTCCAAAATACAAATACAGTAACCGGATTGATGATCTGGAAGGCAATTCCATCCAGTTCACACTGGAGGTGGTTAAAGGTGTCATACACACAATTGATCTTTTCGGTAAGATTTCCAATGAACAGGCTATTTTGCTAACAAATTCGCTGTTGAATGCTCGTCACGATTATGAAGAACTAGAGCAGAAACTAAGAAGAATTGAGATTGCTATCAAACCAATTTCCGTTGAAAAATTATTGACTGTTCTGGTATAG
- a CDS encoding DUF3352 domain-containing protein codes for MRKLILPLVLVSIVIAGVTFFFFAGQTQGYSENSAFRAIPVKTPLFIEVPELESLLDESDNQNPLVNELKQVKDLDSFFTDIRDLKEQLKAHELLRKVIADKTILVAFNPEGKNNIGCLFATSLDNRKERSALTDYFSSLATNNEIKLGSRKYDNTDIYQLKSGNSQFSIAFKEGILLFSRYPLFIDEAIRQISAENLTGNQQLTELHKTAGSGSEFNIYVQHNHFPSFISKAVPRDFRKQIKLLGNLSDWTELDVSIKKSELLLNGFSFSNDSNNNYFNIFRRQKAERVTVPEVLSANTSLFLNLSIENLERFNTDYEEYLKKLGMYYSRETELSKIQRYSKVPFTKVFQEIAKNEFAVAFGTITQNNPTKNRFFIAKMKGQSVAREKLLPVLENYAKAQKTTLEAMRSDYQIQNDRSFSIYQFPFKKLPELLFGQAFSGIESNFMCFYDNYLIFADNATALKNYIHDLVLSETLENDTQFQDFNSQLTSRSSIYFYLNFSKAFYLSNYYLDENISKSIEENELSIRKFQALGWQISPSNEQFLNSVYLKFDPVLKEEPQTVWQSKLDSTVAIKPQLVINHNDKANKEVIIQDNKNNLYLINKEGVSHWKVKLPGQIMGKIYQIDYYKNGKLQYLFNTKNHLHLIDREGNNVARYPINLRAPATNGLAVFDYDNNRKYRFFIACENKEVYAYDNEGNLVRGWDFKGTDGKVTSPVKHFRVAGKDYIVCADQYKTYILDRRGNTRVSTKAGFEHSDNEFYLVTGKQQAIASTDVNGVVHLQYFNGHEETVKTTSLSKNHFFEAEDINADGKSDFVLADEKQLIAFTDRGKQIFEREFDSPITSKPNSYMFSNNDRKIGVVCGAENRVYLINSDGSVYDGFPLHGNTDFTIGFFNHSNPFFNLVVGNEDNSFYNYQVE; via the coding sequence ATGCGCAAGCTAATACTTCCTCTTGTACTCGTTTCGATTGTGATTGCCGGAGTTACCTTCTTTTTCTTTGCCGGACAAACCCAAGGCTACTCTGAGAATTCGGCTTTTCGGGCAATTCCTGTAAAAACTCCCCTCTTCATTGAAGTGCCGGAATTGGAGTCACTTCTCGACGAGAGCGACAACCAGAATCCATTGGTTAACGAACTGAAACAAGTCAAGGATCTGGATTCTTTTTTTACGGACATTCGGGATTTGAAGGAGCAGCTGAAAGCGCATGAGCTATTACGAAAGGTAATTGCCGACAAAACAATTTTAGTCGCCTTTAACCCCGAGGGTAAAAATAACATCGGGTGCCTTTTTGCGACCAGTTTAGACAATCGCAAAGAAAGGTCTGCGTTGACTGACTATTTCAGTTCACTGGCAACCAACAATGAAATTAAACTGGGCTCCAGAAAATACGATAATACAGATATTTATCAGTTAAAATCAGGCAACTCTCAGTTCAGCATTGCTTTTAAAGAAGGTATTTTGTTGTTCAGTCGTTATCCGCTTTTTATTGATGAGGCTATCCGTCAAATCTCAGCTGAAAACTTAACGGGCAACCAACAACTTACCGAGCTGCACAAAACTGCTGGCAGCGGCTCGGAGTTCAACATTTACGTTCAGCACAATCATTTTCCCAGCTTTATTTCAAAAGCTGTTCCACGCGATTTCCGCAAACAAATAAAGTTACTGGGTAACTTGTCTGACTGGACGGAACTAGATGTGAGCATCAAAAAGTCGGAATTATTGCTGAACGGATTCAGCTTCTCCAACGATTCAAACAACAACTACTTCAATATTTTCCGCAGGCAAAAAGCGGAGCGGGTTACTGTTCCCGAAGTGCTTTCGGCCAACACCAGCTTGTTTCTCAATTTGTCCATCGAAAATCTGGAACGATTCAATACTGACTATGAGGAGTACCTAAAAAAGCTGGGAATGTACTACTCCCGGGAAACTGAACTTTCGAAAATTCAGCGATACAGCAAAGTACCTTTTACAAAGGTATTTCAGGAAATTGCAAAAAATGAATTTGCTGTGGCCTTTGGTACCATTACTCAAAACAATCCAACGAAAAATCGCTTTTTTATTGCCAAAATGAAAGGGCAGTCGGTTGCCCGCGAAAAATTATTACCAGTACTTGAAAACTATGCTAAAGCGCAAAAAACAACGCTTGAAGCAATGCGATCCGACTATCAAATTCAAAATGACCGCTCGTTCTCCATCTATCAATTTCCGTTTAAAAAATTGCCTGAATTATTATTTGGCCAAGCTTTTTCAGGTATCGAAAGTAACTTCATGTGCTTTTACGACAACTATCTGATTTTTGCGGACAACGCTACGGCACTGAAGAATTACATCCACGATCTGGTGCTTTCTGAAACCTTGGAAAATGATACTCAATTTCAAGATTTTAATAGTCAGTTAACGAGTAGATCGAGCATTTATTTCTACCTGAATTTTTCAAAAGCATTCTATTTAAGTAACTATTATTTAGATGAAAACATCTCAAAATCAATCGAGGAAAATGAACTTTCCATTCGGAAATTTCAGGCTCTGGGATGGCAAATTTCACCGAGCAACGAGCAATTTTTAAATAGTGTTTATCTGAAATTTGATCCGGTTTTGAAAGAAGAACCTCAAACGGTTTGGCAAAGTAAGCTGGACTCTACAGTTGCGATCAAGCCACAGCTGGTGATCAACCACAACGACAAAGCCAACAAAGAAGTTATCATTCAGGATAACAAGAACAACCTTTACCTGATTAACAAAGAAGGTGTGAGCCATTGGAAAGTGAAACTCCCCGGTCAAATTATGGGCAAGATTTACCAGATTGACTATTACAAAAATGGAAAACTGCAATACCTGTTCAACACCAAGAACCACCTCCATTTAATTGACCGCGAAGGAAATAATGTTGCTCGCTACCCAATCAATTTGCGAGCCCCGGCAACCAATGGATTGGCTGTTTTCGACTACGATAATAACCGCAAATATCGTTTTTTCATTGCCTGCGAAAATAAAGAAGTTTATGCCTACGACAACGAAGGTAACCTCGTTCGTGGCTGGGATTTTAAAGGTACTGACGGGAAGGTGACTTCTCCGGTAAAACATTTCCGTGTAGCCGGAAAAGATTACATCGTTTGTGCCGATCAGTATAAAACCTACATTCTTGACCGAAGAGGAAATACACGTGTGAGCACCAAGGCCGGTTTTGAGCATTCTGACAATGAATTTTACCTGGTAACCGGTAAGCAGCAAGCGATTGCTTCAACTGATGTGAATGGTGTTGTTCATTTACAATACTTTAACGGCCATGAAGAAACTGTAAAAACAACCAGCTTGAGTAAAAACCATTTTTTTGAAGCCGAAGACATAAATGCGGACGGAAAATCTGATTTTGTACTCGCTGACGAAAAACAACTGATTGCATTTACTGATAGGGGAAAGCAGATTTTTGAGCGAGAGTTTGACAGTCCGATTACCAGCAAGCCCAACAGCTACATGTTTTCAAACAATGACCGGAAAATTGGTGTTGTTTGTGGAGCTGAAAACCGGGTATATTTAATCAATTCTGATGGTTCTGTTTATGACGGGTTTCCTCTGCATGGAAACACTGACTTTACCATTGGCTTTTTTAACCATTCAAATCCATTTTTCAACTTGGTAGTTGGTAATGAAGACAATAGTTTTTACAACTATCAGGTGGAATAG